The Sorangiineae bacterium MSr11367 genome window below encodes:
- a CDS encoding PQQ-binding-like beta-propeller repeat protein — translation MSLRRLLPFGAIPLAGFAWLTWSACQPRTQSAEWRHSAGDGASSKYSPAHQITRENVSSLTEAWSWTSPDDAIVGEINKNGVKIWPHAYETTPLMVGNVLYASTSLSQVAAVDATTGQTLWVYDPKSYLADDGKTVAFPPNFGFVARGVAYWEDGEDQRIFFGTGNAQLLALDIHGHLISNFGTGGRIDLKAGLRRPVSQKFYSVTSPPMVCGDTVVVGSSILDFPVIPEMPPGDVRGFDVRTGQLRWTFHTVPQAGEFGTDTWKYDAWRTFGGANVWQTMSCDTELGNVYLPVSTPANDYYGGQRQGDNLFADSLVAVNAKTGKRVWHYQFTHHGLWDYDPPAAPTLLDIQVGGRPIKALAQVTKQGMVFVLDRVNGQPVWPVEERPVPASTVLGEHTSPTQPFPTRPAPVDRQGLTDEDLIDFTPALRQEALALVQKYDYGPLYTPPSVDNSLLGGKKGAIALPGNLGGSSWSGASFHPDKAILYVPSVTRPVTLSLTPFLGAGYAGNVAPIALANGLPITKPPYGRVTAIDMTTGEHLWQTPLGRGPVDHPALRDLHLSGLGWPRRSFVLATKDLLFAAQEGIVTRRPQQPSTFTTVYEVQNSEAYLWAFDPDSGNDDLRDAHPCRKRLGIAHDVRGQWPAVHRGAGGRRRSARQTRRLRAAVRRNRLHVPIKIEAIQRPIEGEVFADDVAELVAEGAHAPEIQRVARRVLEIEVEHDPAHARKAQVVAPCVHWKATASNEKRRLPFRHEQAPIQIELHVQIRRDDHLARCALAMSRQGIDGAMVLVVAAELLQHSKYRDARHRGGEDQARPPHQRSATLGKGHAVPGHRRDDGDGGDGRLMPIVRAAAHLGHQEGRPEDAGEQGHDHHHRDVSSACEERDDRMGNAQYDGAAAELHDPAREGHGLPRRHGDIPQPFTVTQPMA, via the coding sequence ATGTCGCTGCGAAGACTCCTGCCGTTCGGCGCCATTCCCCTCGCCGGCTTTGCCTGGCTCACGTGGTCCGCTTGCCAACCCAGGACCCAATCGGCCGAGTGGCGCCACTCCGCGGGGGATGGTGCGAGTAGCAAGTATTCGCCCGCCCATCAGATCACGCGCGAGAACGTGTCGTCGCTCACGGAGGCTTGGTCCTGGACCTCGCCGGACGATGCCATCGTTGGGGAGATCAACAAGAACGGCGTCAAGATTTGGCCGCATGCCTACGAGACCACGCCGCTCATGGTGGGCAATGTGCTCTATGCAAGCACCTCGCTCAGCCAGGTGGCGGCCGTCGATGCGACAACGGGCCAAACGCTGTGGGTGTACGACCCAAAAAGCTATTTGGCCGACGATGGCAAGACGGTGGCATTTCCACCAAACTTCGGTTTCGTCGCACGCGGCGTGGCCTATTGGGAAGATGGCGAGGACCAGCGCATCTTCTTCGGCACCGGCAATGCGCAGTTGCTCGCCCTCGACATCCATGGGCACCTCATCTCCAACTTCGGCACCGGAGGGCGCATCGACTTGAAGGCCGGGCTCCGCCGGCCGGTGTCCCAGAAGTTCTATTCGGTAACCTCACCACCGATGGTGTGCGGCGATACCGTGGTCGTGGGGTCCAGTATTCTGGATTTCCCCGTCATTCCCGAAATGCCCCCTGGAGACGTTCGGGGCTTCGATGTGCGCACGGGCCAACTGCGCTGGACGTTTCACACGGTGCCGCAGGCGGGCGAATTCGGCACGGATACGTGGAAATACGATGCGTGGAGGACTTTCGGCGGGGCCAATGTTTGGCAGACGATGAGCTGCGATACCGAGCTGGGAAATGTCTATTTGCCGGTAAGCACACCGGCCAATGACTATTATGGTGGTCAGCGGCAGGGCGACAACCTGTTTGCGGACAGCCTGGTCGCGGTGAATGCAAAGACGGGCAAACGCGTTTGGCATTATCAATTCACGCACCACGGCTTGTGGGACTACGATCCGCCCGCCGCGCCGACGTTGCTCGACATCCAGGTGGGCGGCCGGCCGATCAAGGCGCTGGCGCAGGTGACCAAACAGGGGATGGTCTTCGTCCTCGATCGGGTGAACGGCCAACCCGTGTGGCCCGTCGAGGAGCGGCCCGTGCCCGCGTCGACGGTGTTGGGCGAGCACACCTCGCCGACGCAGCCCTTTCCCACGCGACCCGCGCCCGTCGATCGGCAGGGCCTCACCGACGAGGACCTCATCGACTTTACCCCGGCGCTGCGGCAAGAGGCCTTGGCCCTCGTCCAGAAATACGACTATGGGCCTCTCTACACGCCACCCAGCGTGGACAATTCGCTTCTTGGCGGGAAAAAGGGGGCCATTGCGCTGCCGGGCAACCTCGGGGGCAGCAGTTGGTCGGGGGCCAGCTTCCACCCGGACAAGGCCATTCTCTACGTTCCATCGGTGACGCGCCCGGTGACCTTGTCGCTCACACCATTTCTCGGGGCGGGGTACGCCGGCAATGTGGCGCCCATTGCCCTGGCCAATGGATTGCCCATCACCAAGCCGCCCTACGGCCGCGTGACCGCCATCGACATGACCACGGGCGAGCACCTCTGGCAAACGCCCCTCGGGCGCGGGCCCGTCGATCATCCCGCGCTCCGAGATCTCCATCTGTCCGGCCTGGGTTGGCCGCGCCGCAGCTTCGTTCTGGCCACGAAGGATCTGCTCTTCGCCGCACAGGAGGGCATCGTGACACGGCGCCCGCAGCAGCCGAGCACGTTCACCACGGTCTACGAAGTCCAAAACAGCGAAGCTTACCTTTGGGCCTTCGACCCCGATTCAGGGAACGATGATCTCCGAGACGCCCATCCCTGCAGGAAACGCCTCGGGATCGCCCATGACGTACGTGGCCAATGGCCGGCAGTTCATCGTGGTGCCGGTGGGCGGCGGCGGTCAGCCCGCCAAACTCGTCGCCTTCGCGCTGCCGTAAGGCGAAATCGTTTACATGTGCCGATAAAGATAGAAGCCATTCAGCGTCCCATCGAAGGCGAAGTTTTCGCGGACGACGTCGCGGAGCTCGTTGCCGAAGGCGCTCACGCGCCCGAGATCCAGCGGGTTGCTCGGCGGGTTCTCGAGATCGAAGTCGAGCACGATCCAGCGCACGCTCGGAAGGCGCAAGTCGTCGCGCCATGCGTCCACTGGAAAGCGACCGCGTCGAACGAGAAACGACGTCTGCCATTCAGGCACGAACAAGCGCCCATTCAAATCGAGCTCCACGTCCAAATTCGTCGAGACGACCACCTCGCCCGGTGCGCGCTTGCAATGTCGCGCCAAGGCATCGACGGCGCGATGGTGCTCGTCGTAGCTGCGGAGCTCCTTCAGCATTCCAAATATCGAGATGCCCGCCACCGTGGCGGCGAGGACCAAGCTCGCCCCCCGCACCAGCGCTCGGCCACCCTTGGAAAAGGCCACGCCGTCCCGGGCCATCGCCGCGACGACGGCGATGGCGGCGATGGTAGGCTCATGCCAATAGTGCGTGCTGCTGCCCACCTTGGCCATCAAGAAGGTCGACCAGAGGATGCTGGTGAGCAGGGGCACGACCACCACCACCGGGACGTTTCTTCGGCATGCGAGGAACGCGATGACCGCATGGGGAATGCCCAATACGACGGCGCGGCTGCCGAACTCCACGACCCAGCGCGAGAAGGCCACGGGTTGCCCCGTCGACATGGCGATATCCCTCAGCCATTTACCGTCACTCAGCCCATGGCATAG
- a CDS encoding FG-GAP-like repeat-containing protein, whose amino-acid sequence MRRHDPLLLVTFLGALAVACSSKSDDSPDKSPNDPGNDNPVLGEKFELSPIEYTLPVAGMRLAGIYTTANQGAYTSEGDEFWALRDMNGDRYPDLVITTTIRQVLSEEPGDDNILDEVFDLSASPNWHVYLGSAEGFRKDFIQWPVPQGGRTARGFNRMAMQGGADRIHNGHGQVNKQGDLAWVVRDMDGDGKPDLVVTGSAEELVQVGYVFRVFGGDAEAPYWRVYLNDGSGFSKEPTKWLVPKTPVWDTFAGLSLEASAVRANYKTQVWEMRDMNGDKRPDIVAYGKVEEIKAGPDAGAGGFRARPPGQPSAPHWDVYLNDGKGFSAASTSWTLPKQRGVGDDGLNATSGPASVADAEDGDNVWSVFDMTGDGKPDLVITASQISQQMKAFGYPSTSHWEVYANTGTGFDSMKPWPLPRGGIGAGGYFAAAVSSVNVPGDKVWRTVDIDGDAKPDLVVTGEFSAGADPGVYNLGRQGDNPFWRVFHNKGDSFEGENEGKDWKLPQPGGLRDHGFATTESLFASEGSKKVGDENWTLLDVTADGQPELVRLSDVLEDPRNPGNPQYTIARVQGYDHTPHWTVHKNIP is encoded by the coding sequence ATGCGCCGACATGATCCCCTTTTGCTCGTGACGTTTCTCGGCGCGCTCGCCGTGGCCTGCAGCAGCAAGAGCGATGATTCGCCCGACAAGAGTCCCAACGATCCGGGCAACGATAACCCGGTTCTCGGAGAGAAGTTCGAGCTTTCGCCCATCGAGTACACGTTGCCGGTGGCCGGCATGCGCCTCGCGGGCATCTACACCACGGCCAACCAGGGGGCGTACACGAGCGAGGGCGACGAGTTCTGGGCCCTGCGCGACATGAACGGCGACAGGTATCCCGATTTGGTCATCACCACGACCATTCGCCAAGTGCTCTCCGAGGAGCCGGGTGACGACAACATCCTCGACGAAGTCTTCGACCTCAGCGCGTCACCGAACTGGCACGTGTACTTGGGGAGCGCCGAGGGCTTCCGCAAAGACTTCATCCAATGGCCCGTGCCGCAGGGCGGCCGGACCGCGCGCGGCTTCAACCGCATGGCCATGCAGGGAGGCGCCGATCGAATCCACAATGGCCACGGCCAGGTGAACAAGCAGGGCGATCTCGCCTGGGTGGTGCGCGATATGGACGGCGACGGCAAACCCGATTTGGTGGTGACCGGCTCCGCCGAGGAGCTCGTCCAAGTGGGGTATGTCTTCCGCGTCTTCGGCGGCGATGCGGAGGCGCCGTATTGGCGCGTGTACCTCAACGACGGATCGGGCTTCTCCAAGGAACCGACGAAGTGGCTCGTTCCCAAGACCCCCGTTTGGGATACGTTCGCGGGCCTCTCCCTCGAAGCCTCCGCCGTGCGGGCGAACTACAAGACACAGGTCTGGGAAATGCGGGACATGAACGGCGACAAGCGGCCGGACATCGTCGCCTACGGCAAGGTGGAGGAGATCAAAGCGGGGCCCGATGCCGGCGCTGGCGGCTTCCGCGCGCGTCCCCCCGGCCAACCGAGCGCGCCGCACTGGGACGTGTACCTGAACGACGGCAAGGGATTCTCCGCGGCGTCGACCTCGTGGACGCTGCCGAAGCAACGCGGGGTGGGCGACGATGGCCTCAACGCAACCTCTGGTCCCGCCAGCGTCGCCGACGCCGAGGACGGCGACAACGTGTGGAGCGTATTCGATATGACCGGCGACGGAAAACCGGATTTGGTCATCACCGCGTCCCAAATCAGCCAGCAGATGAAAGCCTTTGGCTATCCGAGCACGTCGCACTGGGAGGTGTACGCCAACACGGGCACGGGCTTCGACAGCATGAAACCATGGCCCCTGCCGCGCGGCGGAATCGGTGCGGGCGGATACTTTGCTGCGGCGGTGAGCTCCGTGAACGTTCCCGGCGACAAGGTGTGGAGGACGGTCGACATCGACGGCGACGCCAAGCCCGATCTGGTCGTCACCGGCGAATTCTCCGCCGGCGCCGACCCGGGCGTGTACAACCTGGGACGTCAGGGCGACAATCCGTTCTGGAGGGTCTTCCACAACAAGGGCGACTCGTTCGAAGGCGAGAACGAGGGCAAAGACTGGAAGCTCCCGCAGCCCGGCGGCCTGCGCGACCATGGCTTTGCCACGACCGAGAGCCTTTTCGCGAGCGAGGGCAGCAAGAAGGTCGGCGACGAAAACTGGACCCTTCTCGACGTCACCGCCGACGGCCAGCCGGAACTCGTCCGACTGAGCGACGTCCTCGAGGACCCGCGCAATCCAGGCAATCCGCAATATACGATTGCCCGAGTCCAGGGCTACGACCACACCCCACATTGGACGGTGCACAAGAACATTCCCTGA
- a CDS encoding SGNH/GDSL hydrolase family protein, whose translation MKWTTFLPLALMLVGCAARDVDEDSEGIESQLVSNNYVALGDSYASGLGTREYTDDGCKRSNHAYGPQLASAKGLNLTFVACSGARIPDVRNQLGSLNSNTGLVTVSVGGNDAGFADVITKCAGPWPTNCNGDIDKANNFIKNTLPGQLDGLYNDIRAKAPNAVVIVVGYPRIFNGETCNALARISADEQSRLNATADLLATTIKGRASAHSFKFVDARTPFNGHAVCDDTEWINGLSNPISESYHPNRAGHDTFTNLVSGLF comes from the coding sequence ATGAAATGGACTACGTTCTTGCCGTTGGCGTTGATGTTGGTCGGATGTGCAGCACGCGACGTCGATGAAGACTCCGAGGGAATCGAGAGTCAGCTCGTCTCGAACAATTATGTGGCGCTGGGCGACTCGTACGCATCGGGCCTCGGCACGAGGGAGTACACGGACGATGGCTGCAAGCGCTCCAACCATGCCTACGGCCCGCAGCTCGCCTCGGCGAAAGGCTTGAACCTGACGTTCGTGGCCTGCTCGGGCGCGCGCATCCCGGACGTGCGGAATCAACTGGGGTCCCTCAACTCCAACACCGGCTTGGTCACCGTTTCGGTCGGCGGCAACGACGCGGGCTTCGCCGACGTCATCACCAAGTGCGCCGGGCCCTGGCCGACGAACTGCAACGGCGACATCGACAAGGCGAACAACTTCATCAAGAACACGCTGCCCGGCCAGCTCGATGGCCTGTACAACGACATTCGCGCCAAGGCGCCCAATGCCGTGGTCATCGTCGTGGGCTACCCGCGCATCTTCAACGGGGAGACCTGCAACGCGCTGGCCCGCATCAGCGCGGACGAGCAGTCGAGGCTGAACGCGACCGCCGATCTCCTTGCCACGACGATCAAGGGGCGCGCGAGCGCGCACAGCTTCAAGTTCGTCGATGCGCGCACGCCGTTCAACGGTCACGCCGTCTGCGACGACACGGAATGGATCAACGGTCTCTCCAATCCGATCAGCGAGTCGTACCACCCGAACCGCGCCGGGCACGACACGTTTACGAATCTGGTTTCTGGGCTGTTCTGA
- a CDS encoding PEGA domain-containing protein codes for MHFARLAVVLGLIALASPAWADDPNALIEHGVALREQGRDEEALAEFRKAFTIAPTPRAQAQLGLAEQALGLWVAAEADVRDALKSQGDPWIQKNRAVLEQSLRTIAQHLGTLEVRGRAGAALFVDGAQVGQLPLERGLRIEAGHRTLEVRAEGFQSTSRTIIVSPGETARETIELRPSVTREEPSTPVREPRPNDVPPPPASSGATQRTLGWVLTGVGGAALVTGVIGLIARANAVSAYNDDPSCPGTDNPAPRPSQCQSHVDAEGTWKAIAIAGLAGGAALGAGGLALVLTAPRGPHGTAGISLSGTF; via the coding sequence GTGCATTTCGCCCGCCTCGCCGTGGTCCTCGGTCTCATCGCCCTCGCTTCGCCGGCATGGGCGGACGATCCGAATGCGCTGATCGAGCACGGCGTGGCGCTGCGGGAGCAGGGGCGCGACGAAGAAGCGCTGGCCGAGTTTCGAAAGGCATTCACCATCGCCCCCACGCCGCGGGCGCAGGCGCAGCTGGGGCTCGCCGAGCAAGCGCTGGGTCTATGGGTCGCGGCCGAGGCGGATGTGCGCGATGCGCTGAAGAGCCAGGGCGATCCCTGGATCCAGAAGAACCGCGCGGTGCTGGAGCAATCGCTCCGAACCATCGCGCAACACCTCGGCACCCTCGAGGTGCGCGGAAGGGCGGGTGCAGCGCTCTTCGTCGACGGCGCCCAGGTCGGTCAATTGCCGCTGGAGCGCGGTCTTCGCATCGAAGCCGGGCATCGAACCCTCGAGGTGCGCGCCGAGGGGTTCCAATCGACGTCGCGCACCATCATCGTCTCGCCGGGCGAAACGGCACGCGAGACGATCGAGCTGCGCCCCAGCGTCACGCGGGAGGAACCCTCGACGCCCGTGCGCGAACCGCGCCCCAACGACGTCCCTCCGCCTCCTGCGTCCAGCGGTGCGACCCAGCGCACGTTGGGCTGGGTGCTCACCGGCGTGGGCGGCGCGGCCTTGGTCACGGGAGTCATCGGCCTCATCGCGCGCGCAAACGCCGTGTCGGCCTACAACGACGATCCGAGCTGCCCTGGAACGGACAACCCGGCCCCTCGGCCGTCGCAGTGCCAATCGCACGTCGACGCCGAGGGAACATGGAAGGCCATTGCCATCGCCGGCCTCGCGGGCGGTGCAGCATTGGGCGCCGGTGGTTTGGCGCTGGTGCTCACCGCTCCCCGCGGGCCTCACGGCACCGCGGGGATTTCTCTCTCAGGCACCTTCTAG
- a CDS encoding protein kinase produces the protein MTEEQLPIQIGDVIDGKYRIERILGRGGMGVVVRATHLQLEQAVALKFVLPRVAEVEAFRERFLREARASSRLRSEHVARVYDVGTTEAGLPYLVMELLEGNDLATLIHRSGPMAVADAVEYVVQACEAIVEAHDLGIVHRDLKPANLFVTRRPNGAPLLKVLDFGISKQIGPGATAAAALTQSTAVLGSPLYMAPEQLRSARAVDARSDVWALGIIAYELLTGRVPFHGETLTELCLKVVSDPAAPPSEARHDLPPELVSIVMRCLEKEPSARYSSVAMLAAALEPFSASASRGVTERAWRSLAETMAPLDDVAMPVQAAPTNATENSTWGGTRPSALDLPRRRSRVVAAASLVIVFVAGAGLFALRGSGPAPAPTPTSGAASPAVVVASPSTARVTESEIVAASTALQVEVDAGAPLKANPPPVRRPSSRRPAGPAASGSAPASASSQAPSETPRTSPNGAPILH, from the coding sequence ATGACGGAAGAACAACTCCCGATCCAAATCGGAGACGTCATCGATGGCAAATACCGGATCGAGCGAATCCTGGGCCGAGGTGGCATGGGGGTCGTGGTGCGCGCCACGCACCTGCAGCTCGAACAGGCCGTGGCGCTCAAGTTCGTGCTGCCGCGGGTCGCGGAGGTAGAGGCCTTTCGCGAGCGCTTTCTGCGTGAGGCTCGGGCTTCGTCGCGCCTGCGGAGCGAACACGTGGCCCGGGTGTACGACGTGGGCACCACGGAAGCGGGCCTTCCCTACCTGGTGATGGAGCTCCTGGAGGGCAACGATCTCGCGACCCTGATCCATCGAAGTGGGCCGATGGCGGTGGCCGATGCCGTCGAATACGTCGTGCAAGCGTGCGAGGCCATCGTGGAGGCGCACGATTTGGGGATCGTGCATCGCGATCTCAAGCCCGCCAACTTGTTCGTCACGCGGCGGCCCAATGGAGCACCGTTGCTGAAGGTGCTCGATTTCGGGATTTCGAAACAGATTGGCCCGGGCGCGACGGCGGCGGCCGCGCTCACGCAGTCGACGGCGGTCTTGGGCTCACCGTTGTACATGGCGCCCGAGCAGCTGCGCTCGGCACGAGCGGTGGATGCGCGGAGCGATGTGTGGGCGCTGGGCATCATCGCGTACGAGTTGCTCACAGGTCGGGTGCCCTTCCACGGGGAGACGCTGACCGAACTTTGTTTGAAGGTGGTGAGCGATCCTGCGGCGCCGCCGAGCGAGGCACGGCACGATCTGCCGCCGGAGTTGGTGAGCATCGTGATGCGGTGCCTGGAGAAGGAGCCGAGTGCGCGCTATTCGAGCGTGGCCATGTTGGCGGCGGCGCTCGAGCCTTTCTCGGCGAGCGCATCGCGCGGGGTGACGGAGCGCGCGTGGCGGTCGCTGGCCGAGACGATGGCACCGCTGGATGACGTGGCGATGCCCGTCCAAGCCGCGCCGACGAATGCGACGGAGAACTCGACGTGGGGTGGGACACGGCCTTCGGCGCTCGATCTTCCGCGGAGGAGGAGTCGGGTCGTGGCGGCAGCGTCGCTGGTGATCGTGTTCGTGGCAGGTGCAGGGCTGTTCGCGCTGCGAGGATCGGGCCCCGCGCCAGCACCGACGCCGACGTCGGGTGCTGCGTCGCCCGCGGTGGTGGTGGCGTCTCCCTCGACGGCGCGGGTCACGGAGTCGGAGATCGTCGCTGCATCGACCGCACTCCAGGTCGAGGTCGATGCCGGCGCGCCGCTGAAAGCGAATCCTCCGCCGGTGCGGCGGCCTTCCTCGCGACGGCCGGCGGGCCCTGCGGCGTCGGGGAGCGCGCCGGCATCCGCTTCTTCGCAAGCGCCTTCGGAAACGCCGAGGACCTCGCCCAACGGGGCACCGATCCTTCACTAG
- a CDS encoding M28 family peptidase, with the protein MRTTYGHRVFFGVISVVSLACSSSDDGGSPAADGFSAEEQRLQSEVTAERIAPHIQYLADDALEGRGPGSPGGLLAMQYIADEFRKVGLQPGGEQGTFLQDVPLVAIKAEVPTPVVFSSQRDPQKKESLEVPNELVVVSGVHEPEVKITAAELVFVGYGIVAPEYQWDDYKDVDVTGKIVVVMNNDPSDDPALFAGSTRLWYGRWDYKYLQAAKKGAKGAIIIHTTPSAGYPWQVVVTSNAREKYELPPSGQPRTSAKMWATEEASKRIAALSGEDLDALRSAAEKRDFRPRPLGVTMDLTFTNTVRNMKTGNVIGVLPGSDPELAKEAVIYTAHHDHLGLGAPRNGDAIYNGAVDNASGVAQILAVARAAALSEPKPRRSVLFMSVGAEEQGLLGSEWYSEHPTFAPGRIAANLNTDSANVLGETRDVGFVGLGKSSLDDVVTAVAKAQGRTVHGDAFPDRGSYYRSDQFSFAKVGIPGIYIKGGPDFVGRPAGWGAEQTVLFESTKYHQPSDEYDPNWDLSGAVQDARLLLLAGLRIANTPALPAWKPGDEFASIPRPR; encoded by the coding sequence ATGAGAACGACATACGGCCATCGCGTTTTCTTCGGGGTCATCTCCGTGGTTTCGCTCGCGTGCAGCTCGAGCGACGACGGCGGTTCACCCGCGGCGGATGGATTCTCTGCCGAAGAGCAGCGCCTTCAGTCGGAAGTCACGGCCGAGCGAATCGCGCCGCACATCCAATATTTGGCGGACGATGCCCTCGAGGGCCGCGGGCCTGGTTCGCCGGGCGGCCTGCTGGCGATGCAGTACATCGCCGACGAATTTCGCAAGGTGGGGCTCCAGCCGGGGGGAGAGCAAGGGACATTTCTTCAAGACGTGCCGCTCGTTGCCATCAAGGCGGAAGTTCCGACACCGGTCGTCTTTTCGTCGCAGCGCGATCCTCAGAAGAAGGAGTCGCTCGAGGTGCCCAACGAGCTCGTGGTCGTGTCGGGCGTGCACGAGCCCGAGGTGAAGATCACCGCGGCGGAGCTGGTGTTCGTCGGATACGGCATCGTCGCACCGGAATACCAGTGGGACGATTACAAAGATGTCGATGTGACCGGCAAAATCGTCGTGGTCATGAACAACGACCCCTCGGACGATCCCGCACTCTTCGCGGGAAGCACGCGTCTATGGTACGGCCGCTGGGATTACAAGTACCTGCAAGCCGCGAAGAAAGGGGCAAAGGGCGCCATCATCATCCACACGACGCCATCGGCCGGCTATCCGTGGCAGGTCGTGGTGACGTCGAACGCGCGGGAGAAATACGAGCTTCCGCCGTCGGGCCAGCCGCGCACGTCCGCCAAGATGTGGGCTACGGAGGAGGCCAGCAAGCGCATCGCCGCCCTCTCCGGTGAAGATCTGGATGCGCTGCGCAGCGCCGCCGAAAAGCGAGATTTCCGCCCTCGGCCGCTGGGCGTCACCATGGATCTCACGTTCACGAACACCGTGCGAAACATGAAGACGGGGAACGTCATCGGTGTTCTGCCGGGCAGCGATCCCGAGTTGGCGAAGGAGGCGGTCATCTACACCGCGCACCATGATCATCTCGGCTTGGGTGCCCCTCGCAATGGGGATGCCATTTACAATGGTGCCGTCGACAATGCATCGGGCGTGGCGCAAATTCTCGCCGTTGCACGTGCCGCTGCGCTTTCCGAGCCCAAACCGCGCCGCTCCGTCCTCTTCATGTCCGTGGGCGCCGAGGAGCAAGGTCTCTTGGGCTCGGAGTGGTACAGCGAGCACCCGACGTTCGCGCCGGGCCGCATTGCCGCGAATTTGAACACCGACTCGGCCAACGTTCTAGGCGAGACGCGCGACGTTGGTTTCGTTGGATTGGGCAAATCGTCCCTGGACGACGTGGTGACCGCCGTGGCCAAGGCCCAAGGCCGCACCGTGCATGGCGATGCGTTCCCCGATCGTGGTTCTTATTACCGCTCGGACCAATTCAGCTTTGCGAAAGTTGGAATTCCTGGAATCTACATCAAGGGCGGGCCCGATTTCGTCGGTCGCCCTGCCGGCTGGGGCGCGGAGCAAACGGTCCTCTTCGAGAGCACCAAGTACCACCAGCCTTCCGACGAATACGATCCCAATTGGGATTTGAGCGGCGCCGTTCAGGATGCACGGCTCTTGCTCCTCGCCGGACTGCGCATTGCGAATACGCCGGCGCTGCCCGCATGGAAACCGGGGGACGAATTCGCATCCATTCCCCGCCCGCGCTGA